One window of Caldisericum exile AZM16c01 genomic DNA carries:
- a CDS encoding DUF996 domain-containing protein codes for MKNIRLLGGIGVLLAILSVIPGIGVILGLAGLVLVFVAINELYKTTKNKKIYDNFLVSFILGIVGAVLGGLIFIGTTFGRIFRGEIYYGYIEPFRRYPNFNFGLRRHPFHVFEGPLDNFRLGNINIGIIIALVVFALILYGILVARSYYLKKCYDEIEKETGVEYFKTAGNLMFIGSILSIVLIGLLVYFIGYIFEVIAFFSLPDKLEVNAQESPPPLP; via the coding sequence ATGAAAAATATTAGATTACTTGGAGGAATTGGAGTTTTACTTGCAATCCTTTCAGTCATACCTGGAATTGGAGTTATATTAGGTTTGGCAGGATTGGTGCTTGTGTTTGTTGCAATAAATGAACTATACAAAACCACAAAAAACAAGAAAATATATGATAACTTTCTCGTAAGTTTCATCCTTGGAATAGTTGGAGCAGTTTTGGGTGGTCTTATATTCATTGGCACCACTTTTGGAAGAATTTTTAGGGGTGAAATCTACTATGGCTATATAGAACCTTTTAGAAGATACCCTAACTTCAATTTTGGTTTAAGAAGACACCCATTTCACGTATTTGAAGGACCATTGGATAATTTTAGATTAGGTAACATCAACATAGGCATTATAATTGCATTGGTTGTTTTTGCTCTTATTCTCTACGGCATTTTAGTTGCAAGAAGTTATTACCTTAAAAAATGTTATGATGAGATTGAAAAAGAAACAGGTGTTGAGTACTTCAAGACTGCAGGAAATCTTATGTTTATTGGCTCAATACTTTCAATTGTGCTTATTGGACTATTAGTCTACTTCATTGGATATATATTTGAAGTAATTGCATTCTTCTCACTTCCAGATAAGTTAGAAGTAAACGCCCAAGAGTCCCCTCCTCCACTCCCTTAA
- a CDS encoding cation diffusion facilitator family transporter, whose protein sequence is MEKEHNHNHEIESASGRVLVSIFMNIIITVLEVVFGILSRSLSLVSDSMHNLSDTISGILTLWTLRLSERKHNERFTFGYRRSQIISAFVNSSVLLVIAALLIREAILRFLTPEVINVSLMLPVAVVGLIANSISVILLHSHAHNLNIRSAYLHLLSDALSSVAVVLGAIFMWIFRIYWIDPLLTVLIAIYMGYEAFEIVKESTLILLETTPSTIDLKEVEKSVCDVPGVVNIHHVHIWRLDDETTLLEAHVNVLPNTSVEETKNIRLKIEEILRKDFGIAHTNIQFECNEHLEDKLIKDH, encoded by the coding sequence ATGGAAAAAGAACATAACCACAACCACGAAATTGAAAGTGCATCAGGTAGGGTGCTTGTTTCAATATTTATGAACATTATTATAACAGTCCTTGAGGTTGTCTTTGGAATTCTTTCAAGAAGTTTATCTTTGGTTTCAGATTCAATGCATAATTTATCAGATACAATATCAGGAATTTTAACCTTGTGGACCTTGAGACTTTCTGAAAGAAAGCATAATGAGAGATTTACCTTTGGATACAGACGATCTCAAATAATCTCTGCGTTTGTAAATAGTTCGGTTCTTCTTGTTATTGCGGCACTTTTAATTCGTGAAGCAATTTTGCGATTTTTAACACCCGAAGTAATTAATGTGAGCCTTATGCTTCCTGTTGCAGTCGTTGGTCTTATTGCAAACTCAATTAGTGTAATTTTACTGCATTCGCATGCTCATAACCTCAATATTCGAAGTGCTTATCTTCATCTTCTTTCTGATGCTTTATCTTCAGTTGCGGTTGTTCTTGGGGCAATTTTTATGTGGATATTCAGAATCTACTGGATTGATCCTCTTTTGACTGTCCTTATTGCAATTTATATGGGATATGAGGCATTTGAAATTGTTAAGGAAAGCACCCTTATTCTTCTTGAAACAACACCAAGCACCATTGATTTAAAAGAAGTGGAGAAAAGCGTTTGTGATGTGCCAGGTGTTGTAAATATACACCATGTCCATATATGGCGACTCGATGATGAGACAACCCTTCTTGAGGCACATGTAAATGTCTTGCCAAATACAAGTGTTGAAGAAACCAAAAACATCCGTCTAAAAATTGAGGAAATTCTCAGGAAAGATTTTGGTATTGCACATACAAATATTCAATTTGAATGTAACGAGCACCTTGAAGATAAATTGATAAAAGACCACTAA
- a CDS encoding diguanylate cyclase domain-containing protein: protein MKKAIKKYYETATENTIDGVYFVDRRRKILYWNKAAEEITGYKKEEIINKRCFDNILRHVDDNGTLLCQTKCPLVKAMEKGEIVSENVYLHDKNGARIPIYVEAIPVKNRKGEVVGAVERFNQSWGLSLVRENIQKLQKDAYIDPLTQIPNRRYLEKKIEEAIKEVNALKRTNGFLFLDIDNFKRLNDTFGHFVGDRVLRAIAQTILSNIKPQDTVGRYGGEEFAVILKDINEENLRKFTNTLRILIGNSSVDFDGSEISATVSIGCTLIKETDTVESLIKRADTLMYEAKKKGKNTCVFG, encoded by the coding sequence ATGAAAAAGGCAATTAAAAAGTACTATGAAACCGCCACAGAAAATACTATCGATGGTGTTTACTTTGTTGATAGAAGAAGAAAAATTCTATACTGGAATAAGGCGGCAGAAGAAATTACAGGCTATAAGAAAGAGGAAATAATAAATAAAAGATGTTTCGATAATATTTTGAGACATGTAGACGATAATGGCACTCTTCTCTGTCAAACAAAATGTCCACTTGTAAAGGCAATGGAAAAGGGTGAAATCGTTTCTGAAAATGTATATTTGCATGATAAAAACGGTGCAAGAATCCCTATTTATGTTGAGGCAATTCCTGTAAAGAATAGAAAAGGTGAAGTTGTTGGTGCTGTTGAAAGATTCAATCAAAGTTGGGGATTGTCCTTGGTAAGAGAAAATATCCAAAAACTACAAAAAGACGCTTATATTGACCCACTAACTCAAATCCCAAATAGAAGATACCTTGAGAAAAAGATTGAGGAAGCAATAAAAGAGGTAAATGCACTAAAAAGGACGAACGGATTCCTGTTTCTCGATATAGATAACTTTAAAAGACTCAATGATACCTTCGGACATTTTGTTGGCGATAGAGTTTTAAGAGCAATTGCTCAAACCATCCTTTCTAACATAAAACCGCAAGATACTGTTGGAAGATATGGCGGAGAAGAATTTGCAGTAATCCTTAAAGATATTAATGAAGAAAACCTTCGAAAATTCACAAACACATTGAGGATTCTTATAGGAAATTCTTCTGTCGACTTTGATGGAAGTGAAATATCTGCAACTGTTTCAATCGGATGCACACTAATTAAAGAAACAGACACAGTTGAGTCACTCATTAAAAGAGCAGATACTCTTATGTACGAAGCAAAAAAGAAGGGTAAAAATACCTGCGTATTTGGTTAA
- the secD gene encoding protein translocase subunit SecD, giving the protein MKRKLLVWFIIFLVVFVLAVYIDYTAITASSKPLETLNKFESYIVPRFGLDIKGGVRFVLEAVDTPEVKVTSEAMQTAISVIQKRVNALGISEAIVVQEKGANWKRIDVELPGWKDPQKAKELIGQTALLQFKTEDGKVVLTGAHIKNATLEFSKDPATLGQPVIAFQLDSEGAKIFADVTQQNIGKTISIYLDDKLLMAPTVKSAITDGQGIIEGKFTKEEAANYAALLRSGALPVKLNFIQEEVVGPSLGSYTIRMAIIGAIVAFLLVAIYMIIFYGYLGILSALSLIFYVSLELAVLFLLHATLSLPAIGGAILSLGMAVDINVIVFERMKEELKLGKTLKSIINAGFANALRTVIDSNLTVLVGAAILFYFGTTIIKGFAVTTSIGILSGFVSGVFVTRLLVELFLPQSSVKKPWMWGI; this is encoded by the coding sequence ATGAAAAGAAAACTTTTAGTGTGGTTTATTATCTTCCTCGTTGTATTTGTGCTTGCAGTTTACATCGATTACACGGCAATTACTGCATCCTCAAAGCCACTTGAAACTTTAAACAAATTTGAAAGTTACATTGTGCCACGTTTTGGACTTGATATAAAAGGCGGTGTAAGATTTGTCCTTGAAGCAGTTGATACGCCTGAGGTAAAGGTTACTTCTGAAGCAATGCAAACTGCAATAAGTGTTATCCAAAAAAGAGTTAATGCCTTAGGCATATCCGAAGCAATTGTTGTTCAAGAGAAAGGTGCAAACTGGAAGAGAATTGATGTTGAGCTTCCAGGCTGGAAAGACCCACAGAAAGCAAAGGAACTTATAGGACAAACGGCACTATTGCAATTTAAAACAGAAGATGGCAAAGTTGTTTTAACTGGTGCGCATATAAAAAATGCAACACTTGAGTTTAGCAAGGATCCTGCAACTTTAGGGCAGCCTGTAATTGCTTTCCAACTTGACTCTGAAGGTGCAAAGATTTTTGCAGATGTTACTCAGCAAAATATTGGCAAGACAATTTCAATATATCTTGATGATAAACTTCTTATGGCACCAACTGTAAAAAGTGCTATAACCGATGGCCAAGGTATCATCGAGGGTAAATTCACAAAAGAAGAGGCTGCAAACTATGCTGCGCTTTTGAGATCTGGTGCATTACCGGTTAAGTTAAACTTTATTCAGGAAGAAGTGGTAGGGCCGTCGCTTGGAAGTTATACAATAAGAATGGCAATAATTGGTGCAATCGTTGCTTTTTTGCTTGTGGCTATTTATATGATTATCTTCTATGGCTATCTTGGAATTCTTTCTGCACTTTCCCTTATATTTTATGTGTCTCTTGAACTTGCAGTCCTATTTCTTTTACATGCAACACTTTCCCTTCCTGCAATAGGTGGTGCAATTCTTTCCTTAGGTATGGCTGTTGATATTAACGTTATTGTTTTCGAAAGAATGAAAGAGGAACTCAAACTTGGAAAAACACTTAAATCAATTATAAACGCAGGATTTGCAAACGCATTGCGTACTGTAATTGACTCTAACCTTACAGTGCTTGTAGGTGCTGCAATTCTCTTTTATTTTGGAACAACTATCATCAAAGGATTTGCGGTCACAACATCGATTGGTATCCTTTCTGGATTTGTGTCAGGTGTATTCGTGACAAGACTTCTTGTAGAATTATTCCTTCCACAGTCTTCCGTGAAGAAGCCGTGGATGTGGGGAATATAG
- a CDS encoding uracil-DNA glycosylase translates to MDKEAMLKEIEDDIRHCMKCDLHKTKTHYVPGVGPANAKIMFVGEGPGRDEDIQGLPFVGAAGKLLTQLLQSIGIERSEVFIGNIVKCRPPNNRVPTPNEIEACVPYLYAQISVIEPEIIVTLGNTPLNALVSPALKVSAVHGRVFEKDGLKFFVTFHPAAALYHGEYKELLKNDFLKLKQILDETKIVGGS, encoded by the coding sequence ATGGATAAAGAAGCAATGCTCAAAGAAATAGAAGACGACATCAGGCACTGCATGAAATGTGACTTACACAAAACAAAAACACATTACGTCCCAGGTGTTGGTCCCGCAAATGCAAAAATTATGTTTGTTGGAGAAGGCCCTGGGCGAGATGAAGATATCCAAGGTCTTCCCTTTGTTGGTGCTGCTGGAAAACTTTTGACTCAACTTCTTCAAAGCATTGGTATAGAAAGGTCGGAAGTCTTTATTGGCAATATTGTTAAGTGTAGGCCTCCGAATAACAGAGTACCAACGCCTAATGAAATTGAGGCATGTGTGCCTTATCTATATGCCCAGATTTCCGTAATTGAGCCTGAAATTATTGTAACACTTGGCAATACACCTTTAAATGCGCTTGTTTCTCCTGCATTGAAGGTGAGTGCGGTTCATGGGAGAGTGTTTGAAAAAGACGGTCTTAAATTTTTTGTGACATTTCATCCTGCTGCTGCACTTTACCATGGTGAATATAAAGAGTTGCTTAAGAATGACTTTTTGAAGTTAAAACAAATTTTAGACGAGACAAAAATTGTAGGAGGTTCTTAG
- a CDS encoding M16 family metallopeptidase — MSENLEISISKNDIRYFVEENHTFPSVSLGVFVKSGSRYETNKLGIAHFIEHMVFKETKNRSAFEISKAIEGLGGEINAYTSSEYSLFYVKLLGKDIEVGFDVLSDILTNPTFNKDLLEKEREVILEEIYEFYDDPQDICQTEALRSLWGDSPLSRNPLGTEESVRSITYEDIVSYFEGFFVKGNIFISAVGDIDQVKAEKLVEKYFKDFRIGENGASTETIPYKFLEINYPKETAQLHLAITLKGEKSFTHESYLHSIFTVALGGNMSSRLFQKLREEHGLVYTVYAYPVRLIDTGGTVIYASTLPKYENVAREIILEELSNIREKGLKDEEFVNAKNYLLGSMILGLESTSSRMQKNGVSGLMQGYIRTIDSIIKEIESIQKDEFDSYLKGLLDDTYGVVRVGKIDG; from the coding sequence ATGAGCGAAAACCTTGAAATCTCAATTTCAAAAAACGATATAAGGTATTTTGTCGAGGAGAACCACACATTTCCGTCAGTATCACTGGGCGTGTTTGTAAAGTCAGGCTCACGCTACGAAACCAATAAACTCGGTATTGCTCATTTCATTGAGCATATGGTTTTTAAAGAAACAAAAAATCGCTCTGCATTTGAGATTTCCAAGGCAATTGAGGGCCTTGGAGGAGAGATTAATGCCTATACCTCCTCTGAATATTCTCTTTTTTATGTAAAACTTCTTGGAAAGGACATTGAAGTAGGTTTTGATGTCTTATCCGATATATTAACTAATCCTACATTCAATAAAGACCTTTTGGAAAAAGAAAGAGAAGTAATTCTTGAAGAAATCTATGAGTTCTACGATGACCCGCAGGATATCTGTCAAACAGAAGCCTTAAGATCCCTTTGGGGAGATTCTCCTCTTTCAAGGAACCCTCTTGGGACAGAGGAAAGTGTGCGCTCAATAACTTACGAGGATATTGTCTCCTATTTTGAAGGTTTTTTTGTTAAAGGAAACATTTTTATTTCAGCAGTTGGGGACATTGACCAAGTAAAGGCAGAAAAACTTGTAGAAAAATACTTTAAGGATTTTCGAATTGGAGAAAACGGTGCAAGTACAGAAACTATTCCCTATAAATTCCTTGAGATAAATTACCCGAAAGAAACTGCGCAACTCCACCTTGCGATAACTCTAAAAGGCGAGAAGAGTTTTACTCACGAATCGTACCTACATTCAATCTTCACTGTTGCATTGGGTGGAAATATGTCTTCGAGGCTATTCCAGAAGTTGCGTGAAGAACACGGCCTTGTTTATACAGTCTATGCCTATCCTGTAAGACTTATTGATACTGGTGGCACAGTTATTTATGCTTCAACTCTTCCAAAATACGAGAATGTTGCAAGAGAAATAATCCTTGAAGAGTTAAGCAATATTAGAGAGAAGGGCCTCAAAGACGAAGAATTCGTAAATGCAAAAAATTATCTTTTGGGAAGTATGATTTTAGGTCTCGAAAGCACTTCTTCAAGAATGCAAAAAAATGGTGTTTCAGGACTCATGCAGGGATACATTAGAACGATTGACTCTATCATTAAAGAGATAGAAAGTATTCAAAAGGACGAATTTGATTCGTATCTTAAGGGACTTCTTGATGATACCTATGGGGTTGTAAGAGTGGGAAAGATCGATGGATAA
- a CDS encoding diguanylate cyclase domain-containing protein, giving the protein MGNIRDFETNLYSRDFFDEELERLSKKRDANIGTIIIEIETEDPQIIKKTAEILSMSVRSYDIVGRVSKNEFGIILENINEDNIIEITKRIKEELQNNFKGLSNLPKVNIAWSISGSFFGNVKEAYENLRRKK; this is encoded by the coding sequence ATGGGGAACATAAGAGACTTTGAAACAAATCTCTACTCGAGGGATTTTTTTGACGAGGAACTCGAGAGGCTCAGCAAAAAACGAGATGCAAACATCGGAACTATAATTATTGAAATTGAAACAGAGGACCCTCAAATAATTAAAAAGACTGCAGAAATTCTTTCAATGTCAGTAAGAAGTTACGATATAGTGGGAAGGGTAAGCAAAAACGAGTTTGGAATTATCTTAGAAAACATAAACGAAGATAATATCATCGAAATTACAAAAAGAATAAAAGAAGAGCTTCAAAATAATTTCAAAGGACTTTCAAATCTCCCAAAAGTAAATATTGCATGGAGTATAAGTGGAAGCTTCTTTGGAAATGTTAAAGAGGCATACGAAAATTTAAGAAGAAAAAAATAA
- a CDS encoding Hsp20/alpha crystallin family protein — translation MARIYDPFEEIRRLEQEIDEIFSQFWRSARPRLALPRKERGEIQPVETQIAFAPSVDVIEKDNEIVVKADLPGIDKKDVKIKVEADAVTISGEVKKERKEKEENYFIEERVYGSFYRAIPLPAEVDPEKAQAKFENGVLEITLPKIETGKKSKEITLE, via the coding sequence ATGGCGAGAATCTACGATCCATTTGAAGAAATTAGAAGACTTGAACAGGAAATTGATGAAATCTTCTCTCAGTTCTGGAGAAGCGCAAGACCAAGATTAGCGCTTCCAAGAAAGGAGAGGGGTGAAATTCAACCTGTAGAAACTCAAATTGCCTTTGCTCCTTCTGTTGACGTTATAGAAAAGGACAACGAAATCGTAGTAAAAGCAGACCTTCCAGGAATTGATAAGAAAGATGTGAAGATTAAGGTTGAGGCTGATGCTGTAACAATCTCCGGTGAAGTTAAGAAGGAGCGTAAGGAAAAAGAAGAAAATTACTTTATCGAAGAACGTGTTTACGGAAGTTTCTACAGAGCAATTCCACTTCCAGCTGAAGTAGATCCCGAAAAAGCACAGGCGAAGTTTGAAAATGGTGTTCTTGAAATAACTCTTCCAAAGATAGAAACTGGCAAGAAATCAAAAGAAATCACACTCGAATAA
- a CDS encoding bile acid:sodium symporter family protein produces MKKIAEFIENNTSFIITLGIPLGLIFPQFSILKPYLTDFLMLVLFFTFLKLEFQDLLKISKKVKLLVFAVILDLIILPIIVFLISKILKVEDFLLVSLLLFSAVPAGVASASITDILEGDTILSTTIIIITHVIAPITIPILFYLLLRKVIHVDYINISITLIKLIFIPLILSQIFKYTFKKLTPKIISKNKIITTVILLLLGTTIAAVNYNFIMRNPIEALKFILMSIPIYFLFMIVPFYLSPFLPMKERISMFATKTFINVTIGVVLALSFLDAKASLVLTLAQIPWSLMIFPSQIFININKKAPQKKRG; encoded by the coding sequence ATGAAAAAGATAGCTGAATTTATTGAAAATAATACATCATTTATTATAACGCTTGGAATACCGCTAGGACTTATATTTCCGCAGTTTTCTATTTTAAAACCATATCTAACTGACTTTTTGATGCTCGTTTTGTTTTTCACATTTCTCAAACTTGAATTTCAGGACTTATTGAAAATTTCAAAAAAAGTGAAACTTCTTGTCTTTGCCGTAATTTTAGATTTAATAATCCTTCCTATCATTGTTTTTTTGATTTCGAAAATATTGAAGGTAGAAGATTTTCTTCTTGTGTCCCTTTTGCTTTTTTCAGCAGTGCCAGCAGGAGTTGCCTCAGCCTCTATTACTGATATTCTTGAAGGAGACACAATACTTTCAACAACTATTATCATAATTACCCACGTAATTGCACCTATAACAATTCCAATACTTTTCTATCTACTTCTACGAAAGGTGATTCATGTTGACTATATAAACATTTCTATAACACTCATAAAACTTATTTTCATACCTTTAATACTATCTCAAATATTTAAATACACATTTAAAAAACTTACCCCTAAAATTATTTCGAAAAATAAAATCATAACAACTGTAATTCTCCTTCTGCTTGGAACAACGATTGCCGCTGTAAACTACAACTTCATCATGAGAAACCCAATAGAGGCTTTAAAGTTCATCTTAATGTCTATACCTATTTATTTTTTATTTATGATTGTGCCATTCTATCTTTCACCTTTTCTACCAATGAAAGAGCGTATCTCAATGTTTGCAACAAAGACATTTATAAATGTAACAATAGGGGTTGTGCTTGCTCTATCTTTTCTTGATGCAAAGGCATCACTTGTGTTAACGCTTGCACAAATTCCATGGTCGTTAATGATTTTTCCTTCTCAAATATTTATAAACATAAATAAAAAAGCCCCGCAAAAAAAGCGGGGGTAA
- the rpsO gene encoding 30S ribosomal protein S15 — translation MITKEQKEEIFKKFGRHEGDTGSPEVQIALLTLRINNLTEHLKQFKKDFASRRGLFKLVGERRKLLTYLKETDKGRYERIIKELNLRA, via the coding sequence ATGATTACAAAAGAACAAAAGGAAGAAATTTTTAAGAAGTTTGGTCGTCACGAAGGTGACACTGGCTCTCCAGAAGTGCAAATTGCACTTCTCACGTTGCGTATTAATAACCTTACAGAGCATCTAAAACAATTCAAAAAGGATTTTGCTTCTCGAAGAGGCCTATTTAAGTTAGTTGGTGAGAGAAGAAAACTCCTTACGTATCTTAAGGAAACAGACAAAGGGCGTTACGAAAGAATTATTAAAGAATTGAATTTGAGAGCATAA
- a CDS encoding polyribonucleotide nucleotidyltransferase, with the protein MIEKVSVEVGGKVIEFEVGRMAKQAGGAVFATCGGTQVLATSTMGDEPAEPTDFFPLTVDYFEKMYAAGKIPGGFYKREGRPTDEEILGSRLIDRPLRPMFPIQFRRPVHIVVYVLSADGSISPAILGINAASLASLISDEPFYEAVSAVKVGLIDGKFVINPDENDLDEKSLLDLSIAGTKDALIMIESGSKEISEEMMLQAMQVALEEIKKISLVQEEFAKKIGKPKVEVQEVIIDEALKQEIESEILDKIKLALENKEKLTREKALEEIKKGIITEYEEKYPEKVSEVNMIFDLILRNYIRSQTLQGNRIDGRKPDEIRPISIEVGVLKRTHGSALFTRGQTQVLSIATLGGKGEGQLIESLEEEVVTKRYMHYYNFPPFSVGEARPMRGPTRREIGHGALAERALVPVLPPEEEFPYTIRVVSEVLESNGSTSMASTCGSTLALMDAGVPIKKPVAGIAMGLIKEGDQYVVLTDIQGAEDHLGDMDFKVAGTDAGITALQMDIKIKGITIDILRIALEQARKARLYILEKMKEVIPAPRPEISPYAPRVYTMQIRSDKIGLLIGPGGKTIRSIIGSTDSEINIEPDGKVYITAPNENILNTILERINQLLAEPEEGKIYEGVVVELKDFGALVQILPNYVGLLHISQIADKYIKDIRKELHIGDKVKVKVIKIEEDGKIQLSKKAVDDGSKSSKSENKSKEQKE; encoded by the coding sequence ATGATTGAGAAAGTAAGTGTTGAAGTTGGCGGAAAGGTAATAGAGTTTGAAGTAGGCAGGATGGCGAAGCAAGCAGGAGGTGCCGTTTTTGCAACATGCGGCGGCACTCAGGTGCTTGCCACTTCTACAATGGGAGATGAACCTGCAGAGCCAACAGACTTTTTCCCATTGACGGTTGACTATTTCGAAAAGATGTATGCAGCAGGAAAAATCCCTGGAGGGTTCTATAAGAGGGAAGGGCGTCCTACCGACGAAGAGATTCTTGGCTCTCGCCTTATTGATCGTCCTTTAAGACCGATGTTTCCAATCCAATTCAGACGTCCAGTTCACATTGTCGTTTACGTTCTTTCTGCGGATGGTTCTATTTCGCCAGCTATTCTTGGAATAAACGCTGCATCTTTAGCATCTCTTATTTCAGATGAGCCTTTCTACGAGGCAGTTTCTGCGGTTAAAGTTGGTCTTATTGACGGTAAATTTGTCATTAATCCCGATGAAAATGATCTTGATGAAAAGAGTCTTCTTGATTTGAGTATTGCAGGGACAAAAGATGCACTCATCATGATTGAATCAGGTTCAAAGGAAATATCTGAAGAAATGATGCTTCAGGCAATGCAGGTTGCATTAGAGGAGATTAAGAAGATTTCTTTAGTACAGGAAGAATTTGCAAAGAAAATTGGAAAGCCAAAGGTTGAAGTGCAAGAAGTTATCATTGATGAAGCGTTGAAGCAGGAAATTGAATCTGAGATCCTTGATAAAATTAAACTTGCCCTTGAAAACAAAGAGAAACTCACTCGTGAAAAAGCACTTGAAGAGATCAAGAAGGGTATAATAACCGAGTACGAAGAAAAATATCCCGAAAAGGTCTCAGAAGTAAATATGATTTTTGACCTTATTTTGAGAAATTATATAAGATCACAGACACTTCAAGGGAATAGAATTGACGGAAGGAAGCCAGATGAAATAAGGCCAATCTCAATTGAAGTTGGTGTCTTAAAGAGGACACACGGTTCAGCTCTTTTCACAAGAGGGCAGACACAGGTACTTTCTATTGCAACGCTTGGTGGTAAAGGTGAAGGGCAATTGATTGAATCCCTTGAAGAAGAAGTTGTTACAAAAAGATACATGCACTACTATAACTTCCCGCCATTCTCAGTTGGTGAAGCGCGTCCCATGAGGGGACCAACACGAAGGGAGATTGGTCACGGTGCTCTTGCAGAAAGAGCACTTGTTCCAGTTTTACCACCGGAAGAGGAATTCCCCTATACGATAAGAGTTGTTTCTGAAGTACTTGAATCAAATGGATCAACGTCAATGGCTTCAACGTGTGGCTCAACGCTTGCTCTTATGGATGCAGGTGTGCCCATTAAGAAGCCTGTTGCAGGCATTGCGATGGGATTAATAAAAGAAGGTGACCAGTATGTTGTATTAACTGACATTCAAGGTGCAGAAGACCACCTTGGCGATATGGATTTTAAAGTTGCAGGAACAGACGCAGGTATCACTGCACTTCAGATGGATATAAAGATTAAAGGTATAACAATTGATATTTTAAGGATTGCGCTTGAACAAGCACGTAAGGCTCGCCTTTATATACTTGAGAAAATGAAAGAAGTTATTCCTGCACCACGCCCAGAAATTTCTCCTTATGCACCAAGAGTTTACACGATGCAAATTAGATCCGATAAAATTGGTTTACTTATCGGTCCTGGTGGTAAAACAATAAGAAGCATCATCGGATCAACTGATTCAGAGATAAATATTGAACCTGACGGAAAAGTTTATATTACCGCACCAAATGAGAATATCCTTAATACAATTCTTGAACGAATAAATCAACTTCTTGCCGAGCCTGAAGAAGGTAAAATCTACGAAGGAGTTGTTGTTGAACTTAAAGATTTTGGTGCGCTTGTTCAGATACTTCCAAACTATGTGGGATTATTGCATATCTCACAAATTGCAGATAAATACATAAAGGATATTAGAAAAGAACTCCATATAGGCGATAAGGTAAAAGTAAAAGTTATAAAAATCGAAGAGGACGGTAAAATCCAACTCAGTAAAAAGGCAGTTGATGACGGAAGCAAAAGTTCGAAAAGTGAAAACAAATCCAAGGAGCAAAAAGAATGA
- a CDS encoding TIGR03936 family radical SAM-associated protein, with protein sequence MRIRVNFERPYAIFYLGHLDMKTVIERGLRRTGLPLKFTEGFNKRVQLELGFPLSVGMVGEDEYFDFFLREEVDLDKIFKKLTEAFSNLLVIKRIKPLPYSARSITSFEAIFTNIVVGHLLKDVAQTDIENALSLISEKQEIIVERDGKKKDVRKFIDKLEVYNFTNPHFEILLTTLYLREGSIKMNEFESILSSLVPIEFEYVVRKNTLVIDKGRLVSPFDLNF encoded by the coding sequence ATGAGAATAAGAGTTAATTTTGAGCGTCCTTATGCAATTTTTTATTTGGGGCATCTTGATATGAAGACAGTTATTGAACGTGGATTAAGACGCACAGGTCTTCCGCTTAAATTTACCGAAGGGTTTAATAAAAGAGTTCAGTTGGAGTTGGGATTTCCGTTGAGCGTTGGGATGGTTGGAGAGGATGAGTATTTTGATTTCTTTTTAAGAGAGGAAGTTGATCTTGATAAAATTTTTAAGAAACTTACCGAGGCGTTTTCAAATCTTCTTGTAATAAAAAGAATTAAACCACTTCCGTATTCTGCAAGATCGATAACTTCTTTTGAGGCAATATTTACAAATATTGTAGTGGGACATCTGCTTAAAGATGTTGCTCAAACTGATATTGAAAATGCGTTAAGTTTGATTTCGGAAAAGCAGGAAATTATTGTAGAAAGAGATGGAAAGAAAAAAGACGTAAGGAAATTTATCGATAAACTGGAAGTTTATAACTTCACAAATCCGCATTTTGAGATACTTCTAACTACACTATATTTACGAGAGGGAAGTATCAAAATGAATGAATTTGAAAGTATCCTCTCAAGCCTTGTACCTATTGAGTTTGAATACGTTGTAAGGAAAAATACGCTTGTTATTGACAAAGGAAGACTTGTTTCTCCCTTTGATTTGAATTTTTAA